Proteins found in one Lycium ferocissimum isolate CSIRO_LF1 chromosome 6, AGI_CSIRO_Lferr_CH_V1, whole genome shotgun sequence genomic segment:
- the LOC132059911 gene encoding adenylate isopentenyltransferase-like isoform X1, translated as MSKLSFLSTTTTTTNHSLSSNTFFFPTKISFPKPKKCTRNVVTSTLQTPNTSKKIVVIMGATGCGKSKLSIDLATRFFPSEIINSDKIQVYNGLNITTNKISISERHGVPHHLLGEFNATESKPEFSPFDFRSTASSRIDEIINRGNIPFIVGGSNSYIYALLAKQFNSTLDVLEPRNELRYNCCFIWVDVMSHVLEKYLDKRVDEMLDSEMLEELENYFKKEGFSDSGSGLTGRVSGIRKAIGVPEFERYFKGEELYEDVVRDIKENTRVLAERQVAKINRLRDAGWDLQRVDATETFMAVMTSESGKNTAVVKEIWEKQVVEPSAKIVKKFLLEQVTGSQLSKRAQLLKSNS; from the exons ATGAGCAAATTATCATTtctctcaacaacaacaacaacaactaatcACTCTCTTTCCTCAAATACTTTCTTTTTCCCAACAAAAATCTCCTTCCCCAAACCCAAAAAATGTACCCGTAATGTTGTCACATCAACTTTGCAAACTCCAAACACTTCTAAAAAGATCGTCGTAATAATGGGTGCTACTGGTTGTGGAAAATCAAAACTCTCAATCGACCTCGCCACTCGTTTCTTCCCTTCAGAAATTATTAACTCCGACAAAATCCAAGTGTACAATGGCCTTAACATCACCACCAACAAAATCTCAATCTCTGAACGTCATGGTGTCCCACACCATCTCCTCGGTGAATTCAACGCTACAGAGTCAAAACCCGAGTTTTCTCCCTTTGATTTTCGGTCAACTGCTTCTTCAAGAATAGACGAAATTATTAATCGCGGGAATATCCCGTTTATTGTAGGTGGGTCCAACTCGTATATTTATGCTCTGCTAGCAAAGCAATTTAATTCTACATTAGATGTTTTGGAACCAAGGAATGAACTTCGTTataattgttgttttatttGGGTAGATGTCATGTCGCACGTATTGGAGAAGTATTTAGACAAGCGAGTTGACGAAATGCTTGACTCTGAAATGTTGGAAGAGCTGGAAAattatttcaagaaagaggGGTTTTCGGATTCTGGGTCCGGGTTAACGGGTCGGGTCAGTGGGATCCGGAAGGCGATAGGGGTACCGGAATTCGAGAGATATTTTAAAGGGGAAGAATTGTACGAGGATGTAGTGAGGGATATAAAGGAGAATACACGTGTACTGGCAGAGAGACAGGTGGCGAAGATTAATAGGTTGAGAGATGCTGGGTGGGACCTACAAAGAGTGGATGCCACGGAGACGTTTATGGCGGTGATGACGTCAGAATCCGGGAAGAATACGGCGGTGGTGAAggaaatttgggaaaaacaGGTGGTGGAACCAAGTGCCAAGATTGTGAAGAAGTTCTTGTTGGAGCAG gtGACAGGCAGTCAATTGAGTAAGAGGGCTCAACTATTGAAATCGAACTCGTGA
- the LOC132059911 gene encoding adenylate isopentenyltransferase-like isoform X2: MGATGCGKSKLSIDLATRFFPSEIINSDKIQVYNGLNITTNKISISERHGVPHHLLGEFNATESKPEFSPFDFRSTASSRIDEIINRGNIPFIVDVMSHVLEKYLDKRVDEMLDSEMLEELENYFKKEGFSDSGSGLTGRVSGIRKAIGVPEFERYFKGEELYEDVVRDIKENTRVLAERQVAKINRLRDAGWDLQRVDATETFMAVMTSESGKNTAVVKEIWEKQVVEPSAKIVKKFLLEQVTGSQLSKRAQLLKSNS, translated from the exons ATGGGTGCTACTGGTTGTGGAAAATCAAAACTCTCAATCGACCTCGCCACTCGTTTCTTCCCTTCAGAAATTATTAACTCCGACAAAATCCAAGTGTACAATGGCCTTAACATCACCACCAACAAAATCTCAATCTCTGAACGTCATGGTGTCCCACACCATCTCCTCGGTGAATTCAACGCTACAGAGTCAAAACCCGAGTTTTCTCCCTTTGATTTTCGGTCAACTGCTTCTTCAAGAATAGACGAAATTATTAATCGCGGGAATATCCCGTTTATTGTAG ATGTCATGTCGCACGTATTGGAGAAGTATTTAGACAAGCGAGTTGACGAAATGCTTGACTCTGAAATGTTGGAAGAGCTGGAAAattatttcaagaaagaggGGTTTTCGGATTCTGGGTCCGGGTTAACGGGTCGGGTCAGTGGGATCCGGAAGGCGATAGGGGTACCGGAATTCGAGAGATATTTTAAAGGGGAAGAATTGTACGAGGATGTAGTGAGGGATATAAAGGAGAATACACGTGTACTGGCAGAGAGACAGGTGGCGAAGATTAATAGGTTGAGAGATGCTGGGTGGGACCTACAAAGAGTGGATGCCACGGAGACGTTTATGGCGGTGATGACGTCAGAATCCGGGAAGAATACGGCGGTGGTGAAggaaatttgggaaaaacaGGTGGTGGAACCAAGTGCCAAGATTGTGAAGAAGTTCTTGTTGGAGCAG gtGACAGGCAGTCAATTGAGTAAGAGGGCTCAACTATTGAAATCGAACTCGTGA